The DNA segment AAGCGCCGCAGCCAGCGATCGATCGCCGTGCGCTCGAGGCGTGCGTCGACGTACACGACCTGGTGCGACGGGTCCTGTTCCAGTGAGTCGAGGAATCGCAGCGCCTCCCCCACGCCGCGCGCGCGCGAGATGAGGATCTGCATCTCGGCGACGACGAGGTTGGTCGTGATGAGCGGTACCTCGCGCTCCATCCACCCCCGGTAAGCGGCGAGGGCGCCTGCATGATGGCTCTCACGCGGGCTCAGCGCGGCGAACCACCCTGCCGTGTCGAGGAAGGCTCCCTTCACCGCTGCCTGGTGCCGCGCTCTGCCACGCGAAGGACCTTTCCGCGCGCTGCCGTCGCCGGCGTGTCCGGCGTGGCCGGCGCTGGCTCAGACGGGCGATAGCTCTCGGCCAGGATGGTGTCGTGGTCGGCGGCCATCGCGGCTGGCCAGGTGGCGGTATCGGAGGCAGCGCTCTCGGCGACGAAGCGGTACATGGGGCTGTGTCCTCCCACCTGCGCGGCGAGGCTTCGCAGCCCCCGGCGCAGGACTTCGGCCTTGGGGAGTGCGAGTTGGTCGGAGAGGCGCGCCAGGAGGGCGCTGTCGGCGCTCTCGAGGTACACCTGCACCGGTTCGCGCACGGCGCGCGAGGAAGTTGCATGCTTTGACATGCATGTACGCTAACAGCCATTGTGCATGTACGCAATAGCATGCACAGCACCGCGGGGCGGCTGTGCCCGCGCCCCCGCGCCAGGCGACCCTAACCGGCCAGCACTGGCAACCGCCGGATCTTCTCCTCCCACTCCCTGGGGCCGGTCTCGTGCACGTTGTTCCCGGCGGCATCGACGGCGACCGTCACCGGCATCTCGCGCACGTCGAACTCGTAGATCGCTTCCATGCCCAGGTCGGCAAACGCGACGACACGCGCGGAGCGGATGGCCTTGGAGACGAGATATGCGGCGCCGCCAACCGCCATCAAGTACGCCGCCTTGTGCTTGCGAATCGCCTCGAGTCCCGTCGGGCCGCGCTCCGACTTGCCGATCATCGCGATCAGCCCGGTCCGGGCGAGCATCATCTCGGTGAACTTGTCCATGCGCGTCGCCGTCGTGGGTCCGGCGGGGCCCACGGCCTCGTCGCGCACCGGGTCCACCGGGCCCACGTAGTAAATCACGCGGTTGGTGAAGTCGACCCCCTCGGGGAGCGATTCGCCCTTGGCAAAGAGGTCGGCGATGCGCTTGTGCGCGGCGTCGCGCCCGGTGAGGAGCTTGCCGTTGAGCAAGAGGCGATCGCCCGCCTTCCACGTCGCCACCACCTCGGGCGTCAGCGTGTCCAGGTCAACGCGCGTGGCATTGGCGTCGGGCTTCCAGGTGACGTCGGGCCAATCCGACAGCTGCGGGATGGGGAGATGGGCAACGCCGGAGCCGTCGAGCGTGAAGTGCGCGTGACGCGTGGCGGCGCAGTTGGGGATCATCGCGATCGGCTTGGACGCGGCGTGCGTGGGATAGTCCCAGATCTTCACGTCCAGCACGGTCGACAGCCCGCCCAGCCCCTGCGCCCCGATGCCTAACGCGTTGATCCTGTCGCACAGCTCGATGCGCAGCTCCTCGATCCTGTTCTGCGGGCCGCGCGCCTTGAGCTGCGCCATGTCGATGTGATCCATCAGCGACTCCTTGGCCAGCACCATCGCCTTCTCGGCCGAGCCGCCGATCCCGATCCCCAGCATCCCCGGGGGGCACCAGCCGGCCCCCATCGTGGGGACCGTCTTGAGGACCCAGTCGACGATCGAGTCGCTGGGGTTGAGCATCGCGAACTTCGTCTTGTTCTCCGACCCGCCCCCCTTGGCGGCGAGCTTCACCTCGACCGTGTTGCCGGGGACGAGCTCGTAGTGCACCACGGCCGGCGTATTGTCGCGCGTGTTCTTCCGTGTGAAGGCCGGGTCGGCGACGATCGAGGCGCGCAGGACGTTGGTCGGTTCGAGGTAGGCGCGGCGCACCCCTTCGTTCACCATCTCCTGCACCGACATCGTCGCGTCCCAGCGCACGTCCATCCCCACCTTGAGGAAGACGACGACGATCCCCGTGTCCTGGCAGATGGGGCGGTGCCCCTCGGCGCACATGCGCGAGTTGGTGAGGATCTGCGCGATGGCATCCTTGGCGGCGGGGGACTGTTCCTTCTCGTAGGCCACGGCCAGCGCCTGGATGTAGTCCAGCGGGTGGTAGTAGGAGATGTGCTGGAGCGCGTCGGCGATGGACTGGATGAAGTCGGCTTGTTTGATGGTCGTCATGGCGCGGAAGTTATGTCGGGAGGGGCGGGGGCGCAGGCAGTGGAATACCGGCGCATGCCGGCCGGCGGAAGCTCGCCGAGGCTTGGCAGACCCGGCAACAGAGCCGAGGCCTGGGTCTCTTGCCCCCTGCCTCGGATCGACGCTACGGTAGGTCGTCCTGCGAATGTCGGCACGACCGGGAACGACAGGCAGCACGCGGTATGCGGTTCCGATGGTGATGATGCTGCTCGTCGTGGGACCTGACTCGTGCGGGCGAGTTGCATCTGGCGACTCGCCCGCGCGTCGCGGAGGTCTTGCGACACCGCCAACCCACCCAAAACGCCGGAGCACCCGTGTGACGAGTCACGTCCGCACTCACCTGCTCGCCCGCCTGACCATCGTGCTGGTGCTCGCGTCGACGGGTGCACACGCACAATCCGTCTGGCACCTCTCTGCGCCAGTGCTCGCGATCGGCGAAACCGACGGCAGCGGGTTCGGGAGTGTCGCCGGTGCGGTTCTTGGTGCCAACGGCGGCGTTATCGCCGCTGACGGGCAGGCACTCGAGCTGCAGTTCTATGACCGCTCGGGGCGACTCACGGCACGATCGGGGAGGCGCGGCGAGGGGCCGGGCGAGTTTCGGTCGATACGGGCGCTGCTGAGGTGCGGAGGAGACTCAGCCTTCGTCTACGACCCCGTGGCCCTGAGGATCTCGATCTTTGCTCCTGACGGTCGATACGTTCGAGCGATCGACCTGCGGAGTACGGGGATCAGCATGCCGCCATACGATGCCTACTGCAATGGCGGCGGCACGCTCGTATTTGTCAACCGTTCACCGTCGCCGCCCGCAGCCATTGGCCCGCGACGCCCAGTGGTGGAACTGACCGCGCTCAGCACGTCGGGCGAAGGCCTGAAGTCGTTGGGAAGCTTCCCGGCCAGCGAGCGATATTTCACCGGACGGGAGGACATGCCTCGACCGCTGGGTGCTCTCACCCTGGTAGCGGCAGGACCATCGTCGATTCATGTCAGCTGGGGTCGGGGTGAAGCGAGAGGGAGTCGAGTCGAGATTCGTAGGGTGCGGGTGGATGGAACGCCAACGCGCTCTGCAACGGTCGAGATTCCCCGCACCAGGGTGACCAACCGTCAAGTGCAGGCGTACATCGAAGCTCGGGCGGAGGCCCAGCGCAACAAGTCGGACGGCGCGCGAGTACGCGCGTTGCTGGAAGCGCTGCGCTTTCCGGATGAGTTCCCACCGCTCGGCCGCATGCTCGTCGGCTCGGGAGGGGAGTTGTGGTTGTCGGAGTACCAACTCCCCGCCGCTGACTCCGTTCGCTGGCACGTGATCGCGCCGGACGGGGCGCCGCGCGCCAGCATGATGCTGCCAGCGTCGTTCGACGTCCTTGACGTGGGAGAGGGATCGCTGCTTGGCACCTGGCGCGACGAATTGGGCGTGACGACTCTCCGCGTACATCGGTTTGGCGCTCGCGATCGAGCTCCGGCGGCGCGACCCGCTCGGAAGCCTCGAGACCTATAGCCCTTCGGTCGCCGACGCCGAGCGCCGAAGCCGCGGCCATCGGAAAACGCGTTCACCACCCGTGCTTGGTTGCGTCGCCGCGTTTCGTCTGCCGCCACGCGAGATGGTACGAATGACCCAATCCAACGCCGACGCCTGGTCGTAGTCTCCTCGCACGGCGCCGCTACGCGCGCGCCGCCATGCGTGATGAGACTACCCAAACGAAGGTGAGCGTTATGGCACAGCGAGCGATTTGGCGAGCAACGCTGCGGTGGGGCGGACGGATAGCGGGCGCGGTGGTGGTGCTCGCGCTCCTGGGCACCGCATCCGCATACGGCGTTTCCAATCGGCGCGGACACCGCACGTACGACGTCCCCGAGCACGCCCTCACCGTTGTGGCCGACTCGCAGGCGATCGAGCGCGGCCGGCACCTCGCCACCATTCGCGGCTGCAACGAATGTCACGCCGCCGACATGGGTGGCAAGGTGATGATCGACGACAAGGCCATGGGGCGACTGGTGACGGCCAACCTCACCAACGCTCGCAGCGCGGGAATCCTCAGCGACCGCGACTGGGAGCGCGCCGTGCGCCACGGGATCCGCGCCGACTCCACGCCGCTCAACTTCATGCCGTCGCACGAATTCACCGCCTTCTCGGACGAGGACCTGGCGGCAATTGTCGCATGGACGCGATCGCTCCCGTCGGTCACGCGTCTCTTCCCACCGACCCGCATCGGACCGCTGGGGCGCGCGCTGCACGCGGCCGGCGCGCTGGTGCTCTATCCCGCCGAGCGAATAGATCACGGGGCTCCTCACCCGGTGCGCGTGGTGCCGACGCCGGATGTGTCGTACGGGAAGTACATGGCGGCCGGGTGCATGGGGTGTCACGGGGAGAACTACGCCGGGGGGAAGATTGCCGGTGCGCCCCCCGACTGGCCGGCCGCGGGCAACCTCACCCCCACCGGGCTGGCGTCGTACTCGGAGGCGACGTTCAGGGCGGCGTTGCGCACTGGCAAGC comes from the Gemmatimonadaceae bacterium genome and includes:
- a CDS encoding type II toxin-antitoxin system VapC family toxin, coding for MKGAFLDTAGWFAALSPRESHHAGALAAYRGWMEREVPLITTNLVVAEMQILISRARGVGEALRFLDSLEQDPSHQVVYVDARLERTAIDRWLRRFADQRVSLTDAVSFEVMRARKLTHVLTLDAHFAHAGFTCMP
- a CDS encoding fumarate hydratase; this encodes MTTIKQADFIQSIADALQHISYYHPLDYIQALAVAYEKEQSPAAKDAIAQILTNSRMCAEGHRPICQDTGIVVVFLKVGMDVRWDATMSVQEMVNEGVRRAYLEPTNVLRASIVADPAFTRKNTRDNTPAVVHYELVPGNTVEVKLAAKGGGSENKTKFAMLNPSDSIVDWVLKTVPTMGAGWCPPGMLGIGIGGSAEKAMVLAKESLMDHIDMAQLKARGPQNRIEELRIELCDRINALGIGAQGLGGLSTVLDVKIWDYPTHAASKPIAMIPNCAATRHAHFTLDGSGVAHLPIPQLSDWPDVTWKPDANATRVDLDTLTPEVVATWKAGDRLLLNGKLLTGRDAAHKRIADLFAKGESLPEGVDFTNRVIYYVGPVDPVRDEAVGPAGPTTATRMDKFTEMMLARTGLIAMIGKSERGPTGLEAIRKHKAAYLMAVGGAAYLVSKAIRSARVVAFADLGMEAIYEFDVREMPVTVAVDAAGNNVHETGPREWEEKIRRLPVLAG
- a CDS encoding c-type cytochrome, which gives rise to MAQRAIWRATLRWGGRIAGAVVVLALLGTASAYGVSNRRGHRTYDVPEHALTVVADSQAIERGRHLATIRGCNECHAADMGGKVMIDDKAMGRLVTANLTNARSAGILSDRDWERAVRHGIRADSTPLNFMPSHEFTAFSDEDLAAIVAWTRSLPSVTRLFPPTRIGPLGRALHAAGALVLYPAERIDHGAPHPVRVVPTPDVSYGKYMAAGCMGCHGENYAGGKIAGAPPDWPAAGNLTPTGLASYSEATFRAALRTGKRPDGTTLRPPMDVRITGELTDVEVKALWAFFQSLPPRETGAR